One Chlamydiales bacterium STE3 DNA segment encodes these proteins:
- a CDS encoding Chaperone protein DnaK (Product derived from UniProtKB/Swiss-Prot:Q6MB26;Gene name derived from UniProtKB/Swiss-Prot:Q6MB26), with translation MDQQKKGKIIGIDLGTTNSCVAVMEGGTPKVIASAEGTRTTPSVVAFKGNERLVGVPAKRQAVTNPENTITSSKRFIGRKYNEVESEIKTVPYKVVSSNNGDVAFEVQGKVMTPEEIAAIILTKMKETAEAYLGEKVTEAVITVPAYFNDSQRQSTKDAGRIAGLDVKRIIPEPTAAALAYGLDKDKADRKIAVFDLGGGTFDISILEIGDGVFEVLSTNGDTHLGGDDFDNAILHWMIDSFRQEHGIDLSKDKMALQRLRDAAEKAKIELSGTSSTEINQPFITMDASGPKHLALTLTRSKLESLTHDLIERTREPCLKAIKDSGLSVQDISEVILVGGMTRMPAVQEIVKAIFGKEGHKGVNPDEVVAIGAAIQGGVLTGVVKDVLLLDVTPLTLGIETMGGIMTPLVERNTTIPTQKKQIFSTAADNQPSVFIKVFQGERKMAEDNKLIGNFELSGILPAPRGVPQIEVIFDIDADGILHVTAKDLSSGKEQKIRIEVKSGLHEEDIQRMVKEGELHAEEDKKRREQVEVKNEADSLVFRANKALEEVKDKLPKEIHDDIQSKVEAVKKAIESNDLERIKSAKAELEQHMQKIGEAMAKSTQEQGSQQQGFSQTAQEAHQEQQAPSSKSGDNIEEAEVEIIDDEKKQ, from the coding sequence ATGGATCAACAAAAAAAAGGTAAAATCATTGGCATTGACTTAGGAACTACCAACTCCTGTGTTGCTGTGATGGAGGGTGGAACACCTAAGGTGATCGCTTCTGCAGAAGGAACCAGAACAACACCTTCAGTTGTTGCCTTTAAAGGCAACGAACGCCTAGTTGGCGTTCCTGCAAAAAGGCAAGCTGTCACAAACCCTGAAAATACAATCACCTCTTCTAAGCGTTTTATTGGAAGAAAGTACAACGAGGTAGAGTCCGAAATTAAAACTGTGCCTTACAAAGTCGTCAGCAGTAACAATGGGGATGTTGCTTTTGAAGTTCAGGGGAAGGTAATGACTCCTGAAGAAATTGCTGCCATTATCCTAACAAAGATGAAAGAAACAGCAGAAGCTTACCTCGGGGAAAAAGTCACCGAAGCTGTGATCACAGTTCCTGCTTATTTCAATGATTCCCAACGTCAATCAACAAAAGACGCGGGCCGTATTGCAGGCCTTGATGTTAAACGTATTATCCCAGAGCCAACGGCTGCAGCCTTAGCTTATGGTTTGGACAAAGACAAAGCGGATAGGAAAATCGCTGTTTTTGACTTAGGTGGCGGTACATTTGACATTTCTATCCTAGAGATTGGCGACGGCGTTTTTGAAGTTTTATCGACTAATGGAGATACGCACCTCGGTGGTGATGACTTTGATAATGCGATTTTGCATTGGATGATTGACTCATTCCGACAAGAGCACGGCATCGACTTAAGTAAGGACAAGATGGCTTTACAGAGACTTAGAGATGCAGCTGAAAAAGCAAAAATCGAACTGTCAGGAACCTCTTCAACAGAAATTAACCAACCTTTCATCACGATGGATGCAAGTGGGCCCAAACACTTGGCACTGACTTTAACTCGCTCAAAACTGGAAAGTTTAACTCATGATTTGATTGAGCGCACCAGAGAGCCTTGCTTAAAAGCGATTAAAGATTCTGGCCTTTCAGTCCAAGACATCAGCGAAGTAATTCTCGTGGGCGGAATGACGCGGATGCCTGCTGTTCAGGAGATTGTAAAAGCGATCTTTGGCAAAGAAGGGCACAAGGGAGTAAACCCTGACGAAGTTGTTGCCATCGGCGCAGCCATCCAAGGCGGTGTGTTAACTGGCGTTGTTAAAGACGTTTTGCTTCTGGACGTGACACCATTAACATTAGGTATTGAAACAATGGGTGGGATCATGACGCCTTTAGTTGAGCGCAATACCACAATTCCAACTCAAAAAAAGCAAATTTTCTCAACTGCAGCTGATAATCAGCCTTCTGTCTTTATTAAGGTCTTCCAAGGGGAGCGCAAAATGGCAGAAGACAACAAGCTGATTGGTAACTTTGAGCTAAGCGGTATCTTGCCTGCGCCAAGGGGCGTCCCGCAAATCGAAGTGATCTTTGATATTGATGCAGATGGTATTTTGCATGTTACCGCAAAAGATCTCTCTTCTGGTAAAGAGCAAAAAATCCGTATCGAAGTTAAATCTGGCCTACACGAAGAAGATATTCAGCGTATGGTCAAAGAAGGTGAGCTCCATGCTGAAGAAGATAAAAAACGCCGTGAGCAGGTTGAAGTGAAAAATGAAGCGGACTCTCTTGTTTTCAGAGCTAATAAAGCTTTGGAAGAAGTCAAAGACAAGCTTCCTAAAGAGATCCATGATGACATTCAAAGTAAAGTTGAAGCTGTGAAAAAGGCCATCGAAAGCAATGATCTTGAACGTATCAAATCGGCTAAGGCAGAGCTGGAACAGCATATGCAAAAGATTGGCGAAGCCATGGCTAAGTCGACACAAGAGCAAGGCAGCCAGCAGCAAGGCTTTTCTCAGACTGCACAAGAAGCGCATCAGGAGCAACAAGCCCCTTCTTCAAAATCGGGAGATAACATTGAAGAGGCAGAAGTCGAAATCATTGATGACGAGAAAAAACAATAA
- a CDS encoding Heat-inducible transcription repressor HrcA (Product derived from UniProtKB/Swiss-Prot:Q6MB28;Gene name derived from UniProtKB/Swiss-Prot:Q6MB28) yields MKKFNKEGRKRKVLIGLIEHYIDTCKPVGSNILKECGFDDLSSATIRNYFAQLEEEGFLTQQHSSGGRIPTAQSFKFYAKEFSEEVSVDSEKKKLLNHFRKMEAREIATSLREAAQELSNITGCAIFLSAPRFDNDLLIDIKVITIDHHRCLCVLVSDFGVIRTEVLYTDHKLTALEAKRIEAYFHWRLTSKDKPENLSPQEELQAKRFYNEVMVRYLVGYSNFIDEDIFTTGFSHLLHYPELRDATTLASTLALFENTQGMRLVFRDCIKHNALRCWIDDDLKAFTQTQANCSVIVHPYSIHQSPAGAIGLLGPLRIPYRQLFGTLRYFSECVSEGLTKNIYKYKLSYRKPSTVASTLIENEQQFLIGNSQRILIE; encoded by the coding sequence ATGAAAAAGTTTAATAAAGAAGGACGTAAACGCAAGGTTTTAATTGGACTTATCGAGCACTACATCGATACCTGTAAGCCTGTTGGATCTAATATTTTAAAAGAGTGTGGCTTTGATGATTTAAGTTCAGCTACAATACGCAACTATTTTGCTCAACTTGAGGAAGAAGGGTTTCTCACCCAACAGCACTCTTCGGGAGGAAGAATTCCTACAGCACAATCTTTTAAGTTTTATGCCAAGGAATTTAGCGAAGAGGTATCTGTAGATTCAGAAAAGAAAAAACTCCTTAACCACTTCAGAAAAATGGAGGCTCGTGAAATCGCTACTAGCCTAAGGGAAGCAGCTCAAGAACTGAGTAATATCACGGGTTGTGCAATTTTTTTATCAGCCCCGCGCTTCGACAATGATTTGCTCATCGATATTAAAGTCATTACAATAGACCATCATCGTTGCTTATGTGTCCTAGTATCCGATTTTGGAGTGATTAGAACAGAGGTCCTCTATACGGATCACAAACTCACTGCTCTCGAAGCCAAGCGCATTGAAGCTTATTTTCATTGGAGGCTCACTTCAAAAGACAAGCCGGAAAATTTAAGTCCTCAAGAAGAGCTGCAAGCCAAGCGATTTTATAATGAAGTTATGGTCCGTTACTTGGTTGGTTACTCTAATTTTATTGATGAAGATATTTTTACAACGGGATTCTCCCATCTCCTTCACTACCCAGAACTTCGCGATGCCACAACCTTAGCTTCCACACTTGCCCTTTTTGAAAATACTCAAGGAATGAGGCTTGTTTTTAGAGACTGTATCAAACATAATGCTCTAAGATGCTGGATCGATGATGACTTAAAAGCTTTTACGCAAACTCAAGCTAATTGTTCAGTCATTGTTCATCCTTACTCTATTCACCAATCGCCTGCCGGTGCGATTGGGCTGCTTGGACCCTTACGCATTCCCTACCGACAACTTTTTGGCACTTTACGTTATTTTTCTGAGTGTGTGAGTGAGGGATTAACCAAAAATATTTATAAATATAAATTAAGCTACCGAAAGCCTTCAACAGTTGCCTCTACTTTAATAGAAAATGAACAGCAATTTTTGATTGGCAATTCGCAACGCATCTTAATTGAATAA
- a CDS encoding Protein GrpE (Product derived from UniProtKB/Swiss-Prot:Q6MB27;Gene name derived from UniProtKB/Swiss-Prot:Q6MB27), protein MTDEQPKPQEHEEGTQTPSSSNEEMNEADSLKNELAEYKDKYLRLLAEMENSRKRMQKERQEMGHYAIEKVISEFLTPIDHMENALKFTQDQSDEVKHWGLGFQMILTQFKDVLASHGVKSFDSEGHPFDPHIHEAVETVEESQYEPGIVVKEFMRGYKMGEKTIRPARVQVAK, encoded by the coding sequence ATGACAGACGAACAACCAAAGCCTCAGGAACATGAAGAAGGAACTCAAACGCCTTCCTCTTCAAATGAAGAAATGAACGAAGCTGATTCATTAAAGAATGAATTAGCAGAATACAAAGATAAATACCTAAGGCTTCTTGCCGAAATGGAGAACTCCAGAAAGCGCATGCAAAAAGAACGTCAAGAAATGGGCCATTACGCCATTGAGAAAGTTATTTCCGAGTTCTTAACCCCCATAGACCATATGGAGAATGCGTTGAAGTTCACACAAGACCAATCAGATGAAGTTAAACACTGGGGTTTAGGCTTTCAAATGATTTTAACACAGTTTAAAGATGTTTTAGCAAGCCATGGCGTCAAATCATTTGATTCTGAAGGGCATCCTTTTGACCCCCACATTCATGAGGCTGTCGAGACAGTGGAAGAGAGTCAATATGAACCGGGTATTGTCGTGAAAGAGTTTATGCGAGGCTACAAGATGGGAGAAAAAACGATTCGCCCAGCAAGGGTCCAAGTAGCAAAATAA
- a CDS encoding putative NAD-specific glutamate dehydrogenase (Product derived from UniProtKB/Trembl:F8KX87;EC number derived from UniProtKB/Trembl:F8KX87), whose product MEKTKTGETHLINHNKLKIALQEESRKFKEYYLWLEKDMPSIFFEEIPPENIMLIVHNLMDFHLQDYFSTINLKEAAIVISVDSPDADLRILQNYAMYGIKNYQAYISKESFPGSTNKLRIAILYFTGSEDTKETLSPEIKEHVLNLVKQQSPKMSDTEFEKLLQALSGRFVKSLSLDKLAISLEMFFRAQTRDSCQYEVRYEQDWEETKTASMQIVLAWKNTPKHNFLYRLARTIHRHQLVIKKVEATYVDPYGKDSILIMSLELHGINEQATWDVADIPDFLREFATVKYFSNFDLFEEKLVIKGVINGNMGNLLRAMLSFIHQALVHIDPNLYTIENIEADLCRHPELTFELCEAFKYKFHPELHDFEKYSTIRTTFLSKIEKLDTGREEYDNRRKIIFAQAMSMIHHTLKTNAYRLNFTALSFRLDPKYLDHIPFDRAKKFPELPYAIFFIKGMHFFGFHIRFKDLSRGGLRTVFPALMEHMVAERNNMFTECYNLSLTQHMKNKDIPEAGAKGIIFLKPFSRLDSETDIYRSELERSKISEEIIEERLAVFRKEQNTEYLYHAQRSFIEGLLILVNCEPNGKLRAKRIVDYWKKPEYLYLGPDENMHDSMIIWITELSKKCGYRPGTAFISSKPKIGINHKEYGVTSLGVNVYMHEVLNYLGIDPLKDLFTLKMSGGPDGDVAGNQIVNLYKKYPKTAKLIALTDISGTIKDSQGLDLATLVELFKQGKSIRFYPPEKLSNGGFLLDKYSIRQTTALAQQTLCWKRKGSELIQEWLSGSDMNHLLRDNVHRTKTDIFIPSGGRPRTLNELNYRDFLDETGKPTSKAIIEGANLYLTQAARRKYEELGTLIIKDSSANKTGVVCSSFEVLCGLTLGDELFFSQKDTFVNEILSRLQLCALHEAQLLLREHKETGFFLTDIANKTSERINQFTYQLLDHLEPLPLSKNQDDPLIRAFLNYCLPTLKEKYIPELLSIPDHHKKAIIACYLGSQLVYKKGLHWFPSIVDVLPLVLKESI is encoded by the coding sequence ATGGAGAAGACTAAGACGGGTGAAACGCATTTAATTAATCACAATAAACTTAAAATCGCCCTTCAGGAGGAAAGCAGAAAATTTAAAGAATACTACCTTTGGTTGGAAAAAGACATGCCGTCAATCTTCTTTGAAGAAATTCCACCTGAAAACATCATGCTTATTGTCCATAATTTGATGGACTTTCATCTTCAAGATTATTTTTCCACAATTAATTTAAAAGAAGCAGCAATTGTCATTAGCGTGGATAGCCCGGACGCAGATCTGCGTATCCTGCAAAATTACGCAATGTATGGCATTAAAAATTATCAGGCTTATATCTCCAAAGAATCCTTTCCCGGTAGCACCAACAAATTACGGATAGCAATTCTCTATTTTACAGGATCAGAAGATACCAAAGAAACATTGAGTCCTGAAATAAAAGAACATGTGCTGAATTTAGTAAAACAGCAAAGTCCTAAAATGAGCGATACAGAGTTTGAAAAGCTCTTGCAAGCTTTAAGTGGGCGATTCGTTAAGTCTCTTTCTCTTGATAAGCTGGCAATCAGCTTGGAAATGTTCTTTAGAGCACAAACAAGGGATAGTTGCCAATATGAAGTTCGCTATGAACAGGATTGGGAAGAAACAAAAACTGCTTCCATGCAGATTGTTTTAGCTTGGAAAAATACGCCTAAACATAATTTTCTTTATCGACTGGCGCGAACAATTCACCGCCATCAGCTCGTGATAAAAAAAGTGGAGGCCACTTATGTTGATCCCTACGGGAAAGACTCCATTTTAATCATGAGCTTAGAACTACACGGTATCAATGAGCAAGCAACATGGGATGTTGCTGATATTCCAGACTTTTTAAGAGAATTTGCCACCGTAAAGTACTTTTCAAACTTTGACCTTTTTGAAGAGAAGCTTGTGATTAAAGGTGTCATCAATGGCAATATGGGGAATCTACTCAGAGCGATGTTGAGTTTTATTCATCAAGCTCTTGTACATATCGACCCTAATCTCTATACAATCGAAAATATCGAAGCAGATCTTTGCCGCCACCCTGAACTTACTTTTGAGCTTTGTGAAGCTTTTAAATACAAATTTCATCCAGAACTGCATGATTTCGAAAAATATTCTACGATAAGGACTACTTTCTTAAGTAAAATAGAAAAACTTGATACTGGACGTGAAGAGTATGATAACAGGCGAAAAATTATTTTCGCCCAAGCTATGAGCATGATTCATCATACTTTAAAAACCAATGCCTACCGTCTAAATTTTACTGCCCTTAGCTTTAGACTAGACCCTAAATACCTCGATCACATTCCTTTTGATCGTGCAAAAAAATTCCCTGAGTTGCCCTATGCAATTTTCTTTATCAAAGGAATGCATTTCTTTGGCTTTCACATTAGATTTAAAGACCTTTCTAGAGGAGGATTGCGCACAGTATTTCCAGCTTTAATGGAACACATGGTTGCTGAAAGAAATAATATGTTTACTGAGTGTTACAATTTAAGTTTAACCCAGCACATGAAAAATAAAGACATCCCTGAGGCTGGAGCGAAAGGCATCATCTTTTTAAAGCCTTTTAGCCGTCTTGATTCAGAGACAGACATTTATCGAAGCGAGTTGGAGCGCTCAAAAATCAGTGAAGAAATTATTGAGGAGCGCTTAGCCGTTTTTAGGAAAGAGCAAAACACAGAATATCTCTATCATGCGCAACGCTCCTTTATCGAAGGGCTACTCATTCTTGTAAACTGCGAGCCAAACGGCAAACTAAGAGCCAAGCGCATCGTCGATTATTGGAAAAAGCCGGAATATCTCTACTTGGGGCCGGATGAAAATATGCATGACAGCATGATTATATGGATTACAGAGCTTAGTAAAAAATGCGGCTACCGACCAGGCACAGCTTTCATTTCCAGTAAGCCAAAAATTGGCATTAATCATAAAGAGTATGGGGTTACTTCTTTAGGCGTAAACGTTTACATGCATGAAGTCTTAAATTACCTAGGCATTGATCCTTTAAAGGATCTATTCACTTTAAAAATGTCGGGGGGCCCTGATGGCGATGTTGCTGGCAACCAAATCGTTAACCTTTATAAAAAATATCCTAAAACAGCAAAATTGATTGCCCTCACAGATATTTCTGGCACCATCAAAGATTCACAAGGGCTCGATTTAGCTACTTTAGTTGAGCTTTTCAAACAAGGAAAATCGATCAGATTTTACCCCCCAGAAAAGCTTTCCAATGGCGGATTTCTGCTTGATAAGTACTCTATTCGACAAACAACAGCTTTAGCTCAACAGACCCTATGTTGGAAGAGGAAGGGCTCAGAGTTAATCCAAGAGTGGCTCTCTGGAAGTGACATGAATCACCTTTTAAGAGACAACGTTCATAGAACAAAAACAGACATTTTTATTCCTTCAGGGGGTAGGCCTCGGACTTTAAATGAGTTAAATTATCGAGACTTCCTTGATGAAACAGGAAAACCCACGTCAAAAGCGATTATTGAGGGCGCCAATCTTTACTTAACTCAAGCAGCCAGACGCAAGTATGAAGAATTAGGCACTTTAATTATCAAAGACAGCTCAGCAAATAAGACGGGGGTGGTGTGCTCTTCTTTTGAAGTTCTTTGCGGATTGACCTTAGGCGACGAACTGTTCTTTTCTCAAAAAGATACTTTTGTAAATGAAATTTTATCGCGTCTTCAGCTCTGCGCTCTTCATGAGGCCCAACTTCTATTAAGGGAACACAAAGAAACGGGCTTTTTTTTAACGGATATTGCCAATAAAACTTCGGAAAGAATCAATCAGTTCACCTACCAGCTTTTAGATCATCTCGAACCATTGCCCCTTTCTAAAAATCAAGATGACCCGTTGATCAGGGCTTTTTTAAACTACTGCCTTCCAACCCTTAAAGAAAAATATATCCCTGAATTACTTTCTATTCCCGATCACCATAAAAAGGCAATCATTGCCTGTTACCTTGGGTCGCAACTAGTCTATAAAAAGGGACTGCATTGGTTTCCTTCCATTGTGGACGTCCTTCCTCTTGTCCTAAAAGAATCAATCTAG
- a CDS encoding Uncharacterized protein (Product derived from UniProtKB/Trembl:F8KXU4), which produces MDPIRVFIGTEPKQWLPTEVLRWSIQRRTSQAVEFQELKHLPLNLKGEMYTGFSFYRFAIPETCQYKGRAIYLDADIVVLADIHELIQLEMEGQGALARPLKPGTNSGRYTSVMLLDNEKLRHWDMKVWVEKINQNQALYNDTLWVAPNGLNSQDFGDLPAYWNHLDQYDQTTKMIHYTNVPMQPWKKAGHPFAAIFLKELRSAVDEDEIPVDAIEREIRQGHIYPEILQDLDKLS; this is translated from the coding sequence ATGGATCCAATTCGCGTTTTTATTGGCACCGAGCCTAAACAGTGGTTACCGACAGAAGTATTGCGCTGGAGTATTCAAAGAAGAACATCTCAGGCTGTTGAATTTCAAGAGCTCAAACACCTCCCCTTAAATTTAAAGGGGGAGATGTATACAGGTTTTTCTTTTTACCGTTTTGCCATCCCAGAAACTTGTCAATATAAAGGAAGAGCCATCTATTTGGATGCAGATATTGTTGTTTTGGCTGATATCCATGAGTTGATCCAATTAGAAATGGAAGGGCAAGGTGCACTAGCAAGGCCTTTAAAGCCGGGAACGAATAGCGGCCGCTATACAAGTGTGATGCTCCTTGACAATGAAAAGCTTAGGCATTGGGATATGAAGGTGTGGGTGGAAAAGATCAATCAGAACCAAGCGCTTTACAATGACACATTGTGGGTAGCCCCTAACGGTTTAAATAGCCAAGATTTTGGGGACCTTCCCGCCTATTGGAATCATTTGGATCAATATGATCAAACGACCAAAATGATTCATTACACAAATGTGCCTATGCAACCTTGGAAAAAAGCGGGGCATCCCTTTGCTGCAATTTTTTTAAAAGAACTGCGCTCAGCAGTTGATGAGGACGAGATTCCTGTTGATGCCATTGAAAGAGAGATCCGTCAAGGGCATATTTATCCGGAAATACTTCAAGATCTCGACAAGCTTTCTTAA
- a CDS encoding Uncharacterized protein (Product derived from UniProtKB/Trembl:D1R9X8), translated as MKGILFLLSLSLISFHLNAEEEIVQDPVVVTSEAYCHRAVPLSVAIFSPVQTSPRHYSVHGVRLNLLYGNNTDVKGLDLGLVNVALGDVSGLEVGLANFVINDFKGAQFGLLNDVRGSFYGLQRGLFNRTCGNFAGFQSGLIANVTNQKLFGAQLAWVNYASHMHGLQFGLLNLSECVHGFQIGLINCTTALKGVQIGLINIQSNRTYLKVLPILNIQF; from the coding sequence ATGAAAGGTATCCTCTTTTTACTATCCCTTAGCTTGATCTCATTTCACTTAAATGCAGAAGAAGAAATCGTTCAAGATCCAGTTGTCGTCACATCAGAAGCCTATTGTCATCGTGCTGTACCTTTGTCAGTTGCTATTTTCTCCCCTGTTCAAACGTCTCCAAGGCATTATTCTGTTCATGGAGTACGCTTAAATTTACTGTATGGTAATAATACTGACGTAAAGGGCCTTGATTTGGGTCTTGTTAATGTGGCATTAGGGGACGTTTCAGGGTTAGAAGTTGGCTTAGCTAACTTTGTGATCAATGATTTTAAAGGGGCGCAATTTGGCCTTTTAAATGACGTAAGAGGGAGCTTTTATGGTTTACAACGTGGGCTTTTTAACCGCACTTGCGGAAACTTTGCTGGCTTTCAAAGTGGGTTAATAGCAAACGTCACAAATCAAAAACTTTTTGGGGCTCAATTGGCTTGGGTAAACTATGCCTCTCACATGCATGGGCTTCAATTTGGACTCCTTAACCTTTCAGAATGTGTTCACGGCTTCCAAATAGGGCTTATTAACTGCACAACTGCACTTAAAGGGGTACAGATAGGCCTTATCAATATTCAAAGCAACAGGACTTACTTAAAAGTACTTCCTATTTTGAATATCCAGTTCTAA